The genome window TTGTTAAAACCGATGCTACACTGCATATACCAATTGAAAGCTCTCTTTCCCCTAgtctaaaattcaatttttttcatgaaacaattttaGACGTCACAAATCTCCGAGCCAAAATTCAAACAGCTTTTTTATTCGATCTTTGACACTGACCGTCAAATTGACTTGGATCCAGTACTCATAACAGCCATCAAATCGTCTCTTGGAACTCACTAGCAGAacgttaaaaaaatatttaatagcctagtaacttgaataatttttttttgaataatttaatgacttgaatggaaatttttgaataattaaccaacattataactttttttttaataaaataacaaaaaaaaaattcacccaTAATTTTAGCGAGTAATAGGTATAATATAGCTTAAAGAAACACAATCAACGAATATACTAATTGCTATGCATGGACAAAATCTAGTATTATTTGGagattctctttgttctttttttcttaaagttGGGGGTGTTATGATTGGCGTGTTACCTTTTCCTCTGATCAAAATGGTCAGGATTTTGTACAAATGAACCAATGATGGGAGATTTGTTGCAGAAATTTGGAATAGCAGGAGGTCCAAATCAAAGAACTTGAAGAGTGAAAACCCACTCAAGCAATGGAATTGCGTTGTAAACTTTCTGATCAGCATTTTGattcaaaactaaaattcaatGAAGCAGAATTGTAATAAACCATTCGAGAATggattaaacaaaaattttaaatgtttaaatatatgATGTGCTCAACTTCAACAGGATGTCTTAAAAGGACACTAATGACAAGTACAACAGCAagattatatctattttatgtgtgaatcatcaaaattttgacatcTGAACAGACAAAAAGGGACAAACTTGTTACATCCGAATACCCAATTTTGGCTGTTTTCTCACCTTCACCTTCTAAATGTAAAAGAacaaaaggggggggggggggcggGGGGGGTTAAGGAAAAGGCAACAATgaatgaaaaacaaacaaacaccaaaaaaaatataagcttCTCTCACAAATTGCTTTATACGTGTTACTCTACATCTTCtgtaaaaatcaaaaataaaaattgggtgcTTTGTCATACTGGTTGGTTGATGTGAGCCAAGAAACTTCAATCCATGTTTCATTTCGTGTTTCGGCGAAGAAGGTGCATGCAGAAGAGGGTTCAATCATGGGTCATCCAATCTGCATCAATCATATAGCTATCAAAGCTGATCTAAGTACCCAAAACTCACCTAATTTGTTCAAACCCGAATTAGAACCAATTTCATAtgatcagaaaaaaaaaacactaacgTTAGATCAACTCAAACCTAAATGATTTCaactaaaaaacaattaaatccaaaataattcaAACCTAAATAAACTGGAAACGAAAATGATCCAAACCAAAATTACTCCAAACTAgctaatataaaacatataaacctTTGAAGATCATATTTCTTAATCACAAGTAtccttttaattatataaaacattaaaaatattattataaattaagttCGGTTTAcacaattatatattataattctttttatttttcctatttatgAAACTACTCTTAAAAATACAATCAACTACTTTGGGCTCATATCCCAACATTTGCAATGTTACCTATGTTCTGATAAAATCTCACCGTCTACTCAATTCATTCAAAATGGAACAACTTAATTACAATTGATAAAATCTGACTTTGTCTACTCAATTCATTCAAAATGGAACAACTTACTTACTATTGATAAAATCAGACTTTGTCTACTCAATTCATTCAAGATCCAATTTGGTTTGACTTTAAAAGTAGATTTAAGAATGATCCAATTCCAAAAAATTTGAGGGTCAAGCCTAAATGACTAGagtaaaaaattacaagaaccAAAATATGAACTGACGTCCATTAGACCCAAAATAATCCAACCTAAAGTAATCCAAACCAAACCCAAGACGGCTACTGATTTGACATCTCTAATCAATCACTGAGAGAATCTGTTCATGTTATGGATACCATCTAAGAACATAAAACATTTCTTTCCTAACTCTGCTTGTAGAGATGGAATGATTTCCAGGAGCAAGgacaacaaataaaaatcttgaaaaacATATAGCCTATGTTGCTTtcactcttcatttttcttgaagtacacTTGTCCTATGCTAGTGTGTCAGGCACATATGACAATGTGacctccaaatacatggaaaaccTTAAAAAGTCTAGCCATACTCATATAAGATATACATCCATATTTTATACTTACCAGAACCCAAGTAACATAGCATATAGTAATAAATTAACACAAGCAAGCGATTAATTATGATCAAGTCATCAAGCCTCTTAAGTGTTTGCATTCAGGTTGGAACATACATATCAAACTGTGCACTGCATAAATTACAAATGAAAGAAGCTGAAGAAGTGAAATCAGAAAGAGAATGAACTCACACTGCTTTCCATTCACTGCAGGAAGTCCATAATCGGCAAGCAGGTACCAGAGGAAAATTTCATTCCAGATATCAGGTAAGCCAGGAAGACACCAATGGCTACAATCAGGTACCATTGGATTGTCACTCCACCCACCCACATGTGCATCTCTTCGGAAAGCTGACATGGAAGTTACTTGCAGAACGGTTATAGGAACAGTCATATTCTTTATCACCTCAAATATAGTCTCTGAAAAAATGCTTCGATCCCTCCCTTCAGTTTCTAACAATGGGTTCTGGGTCACATTGCAAAACCTACGGGATTTTTCACTGATGCAGAAACCAGAAAACAGTAATGGTTTACAAATTGACAAACAcatttcatttggaaattacCCAAATAAGCAAATAATGTAATAGATAATATGTAGATAATTGACCGCATAAGGAACCCATGAAATAGACCCAACTCTAAAGCCTTTTTATCAGAAGAATGaagaatgaaaacaaaattaggAAACAGTGAAGCAGATATCAAGTTGCGAAGTTGTTCAAATTGTACATACAAGCCAATTCAGGGTAGTTTGCTGCAAAAGAGCAACATAATATCTGCTTGTGGGATGCGAAAGGGATAAGAGGGAGAGAATAGCTTATAATGGCATTCAAAAAATGAATATGCATATATGCCACTGACAACAGGACAATCCAAAATAAGgatataaaacttatttaatttagcAACTAAAAGGATTTCCTTTTGAGTGTGCTTTTTGAAATAGCATCATGGTGCAGCTGAAAGTTCCACTCAGTCATTGGTACAAGCATTTTCCTGCTCAAAGGGCTGAGTTCAATTCCCCCTTCCCCCAAAATTATACTTGATgaaagcaaaacaaaagaaCATAAGAAAGAGCATCATAGTATCATTGGTTACCTCCAGTGTGATGGCTCAAATGTTCTGAAAAAGACAAGTGTTCTGTTTGTGTCAATCGTGTTCTCAACCCATGATGCCCAAGTACCTAATGCCATTTTGAATGCAGCAGGAATTGACATTCCAAGCTTTACTGAGTTCCCAACCTGGAAGTAGCAACCActgcaaaagaagaaaattaggAAATTTTCTTACATGTGTATGTAAAACCATCTAGGAAATGTCTTTTAAGTTAGTCATAGTAAGTTAATTGGATACTAAATAGTCAGAAAAAACACATTTACAATACAACAAAGGCCGGTAAGGTCTGACCAGTATTCTCTTTCAGTTTAGAATATTATGAATTGAACCCTTCAAGCATtagtttaaattgaaaaagctGCAAGTTAACAGTTGTAGAGattcaaattgaaaaagaagCACCATAAGAATTCATGTAGAAACTATGAAATATTCTCATTAATTATTGTTGTATAAAAGTTTAGTCTCAAACTCTTCACTTGCGGCCAAACCTTACAGTACCAAATACTTGAATCATTGCAACCTAAAAAAGAGATAAATACTATTAATTGAAGTAGACTAATCCCAATTCAGGTAGTCTCCTAGAAGTAAAACACTAAAATGACTTATTTGCAGGGACAATTGTGGGTTTCATAATTTGCCCTGATTCTGAAGTGCAACAGGGTAAGTGTTCCTCCACTAAAGCATCCTTTCATAGTCAGAATTCAGACATCCATCGGAAAAAGTGACAATAGTAAAAATGCTGCACAAAAAGTAAAAGATAGAAAGTACACATATAGGCCAACTATCTAGGAAACCTTCCACAAGCTGCTGCCACAGCTAGTTTTCCACTCTATAAGGTCTAAAAAGGGAAGGTGGAGGAGAAAGGAAGGcagagaaaagggaaaaaagaaaccTTTCCTTAAGATTCAATAATGCGGACTTTGAATAAGggaaaaacatatataatccAAAATACAGAGTATCATTTacacaaattatataaatttggaAAATGACAACGCAAAAGAGATTACAGCAGTGCTTTGTAAGTGCTACCAAATCATTCATGAGAACCCAGAAATTAGAGGATCTTTCTCTAGAAGTCaacatgaaattgaatctgTGTCATGATATAAGTTTATAGACAGACAGAAGGCAACTTACGTTTCAAAGAGCTTCCCTGGAACCCACCATTGTCCAGTGTTGAATATAAGAACATCTGCATTAATCCACTCATTGCTAACATCATCCAATTTATCCAACTTAAGGGTTGACCTAACACGCTTTGGTGCATGTCTAGGCATCCAACCATGTTGCACCAAGAACACTGAGCGAAAGAACTCAATGGTAAAATTGAAGGAAGTAAACCGAACACCTAGAAATCTGATCCGTTTTGTTATCTTATTGCCATTAACTTCATAAACACTCTTCTTATCTTCTACTCCAGTCATGAGCAAGCAAATCAATGATTCCCACTGCGTTCTACTCATAGAATCTCCAACAAAAACTATCCTTTTATCCCGGAGCATTTCCAGAACATTGTGAACATTAAACCTTGGAATATCACAATTTTTTGGTTTCCATCTCCATTTGAGATAATCTCTATCTTTCCGGCCATTTCCCAAGCAATTGAATCCTTGTTCTGCAAATGGACAATCTGAAGCATTGTAGAATGGGTAATCATCATCTATAACCCAGCTTCCATCAAAAATATCACAAACGTTGCTTGAATCATTGAATTTTAACACACCATGTCCATAAAATGCTTGACTCAGACTAGGGAGAACATATATATAACCCCCATGAAGTAgtataataaaagaaatcaaagcCCCAATGAGAATAAGGACAGGAAACAAGCGTGAGACCCAGCCCAACCTATGATAAACTCTAGAACTAGTGAAACACAAAGGTTTAGCGCTTAGAACATTCAAAGCTTTGGGGCTTGAAACATTCAAAACTCTCGGGCTTTCAGCATTCAACGCCCTTCGGTTAAATGATGTACTCCtactaaaattattcaccaTCTCAATCAATTCATAATGCCAATGTATTCAAAGTACAATTTTTGAAACTAGGCATCTTCCTTTTACCATCTTATCTCACCAACATTCAACAAACTCCCAACcaaaaacaatgaaaactttacaacttCAAGATCTTCAATAGCCCTTTTCTCTATAAACAACTTCAAACCCATTATAGAATTGATCCAATGTATATGCCAAACTAACGATTAAAAAGATTTCACCATCAGTTCAATCAATATTCCCCATTCGGCTCAGAGAAGTACAAGAGTTTCACAGTAGAGCAACAC of Gossypium raimondii isolate GPD5lz chromosome 3, ASM2569854v1, whole genome shotgun sequence contains these proteins:
- the LOC105793901 gene encoding protein trichome berefringence-like 7 — its product is MVNNFSRSTSFNRRALNAESPRVLNVSSPKALNVLSAKPLCFTSSRVYHRLGWVSRLFPVLILIGALISFIILLHGGYIYVLPSLSQAFYGHGVLKFNDSSNVCDIFDGSWVIDDDYPFYNASDCPFAEQGFNCLGNGRKDRDYLKWRWKPKNCDIPRFNVHNVLEMLRDKRIVFVGDSMSRTQWESLICLLMTGVEDKKSVYEVNGNKITKRIRFLGVRFTSFNFTIEFFRSVFLVQHGWMPRHAPKRVRSTLKLDKLDDVSNEWINADVLIFNTGQWWVPGKLFETGCYFQVGNSVKLGMSIPAAFKMALGTWASWVENTIDTNRTLVFFRTFEPSHWSEKSRRFCNVTQNPLLETEGRDRSIFSETIFEVIKNMTVPITVLQVTSMSAFRRDAHVGGWSDNPMVPDCSHWCLPGLPDIWNEIFLWYLLADYGLPAVNGKQCEFWVLRSALIAI